A single region of the Polymorphum gilvum SL003B-26A1 genome encodes:
- a CDS encoding head-tail joining protein has product MSIFAEAIDDLFADPNLARDAIWRAGGTGAPVTVRIVLRQPDRVESFGETRIWSEGVIGDVRTHDAPNLAEADGFEIDGAIYVVQGEPVRDSERLVWTVELRPA; this is encoded by the coding sequence ATGAGCATCTTCGCAGAGGCGATCGACGACCTCTTCGCCGATCCCAATCTCGCGCGGGATGCCATCTGGCGGGCAGGCGGCACGGGCGCGCCGGTGACCGTCCGGATTGTCTTGCGACAGCCGGATCGTGTCGAGAGCTTCGGCGAGACGCGCATCTGGAGCGAAGGCGTCATTGGTGATGTACGAACGCATGACGCCCCGAACCTGGCGGAAGCGGATGGCTTCGAAATCGACGGCGCGATCTACGTCGTGCAGGGAGAGCCCGTGCGCGACAGCGAACGCCTTGTCTGGACCGTGGAGCTGAGACCGGCATGA
- a CDS encoding major capsid protein, giving the protein MVAMINPFDAGGYSLAEMTQAINILPNVYTRLGQMGLFRFEGVTQRSVVIEQAEGVLNLLPTVPLGGPATVANRDTRSMRSFTVPWIPHDDVITPQDIQGVRGFGVADAADPLATVMERKLTRMRVKHAQTREYMEVNALRGIVKDGAGTTLYNYFTEFGLTQLETDFVLGTAGTQVQGKVRDVLRKIETELKGETMTGVLAMVSPEFFDKLIGHAKVEEAYKYYSSTGAQPLREDTRRRFPFAGILFEEYNATVTLSTGTTETLIPSGEGIAFPLGTLDTFVTHGAPANLIETVNTVGLPIYARQIARPDGSAIEVKTEASILPINKRPRLAVRIFSSN; this is encoded by the coding sequence ATGGTCGCCATGATCAACCCGTTCGACGCGGGCGGCTACTCGCTCGCCGAGATGACCCAGGCCATCAACATCCTGCCCAACGTCTACACCCGGCTCGGGCAGATGGGCCTGTTCCGCTTCGAGGGCGTCACACAGCGCTCCGTCGTCATCGAGCAGGCGGAAGGCGTGCTGAACCTCCTGCCCACGGTGCCGCTCGGCGGTCCCGCCACCGTCGCCAACCGCGACACGCGCTCCATGCGCTCCTTCACGGTGCCGTGGATTCCCCACGACGACGTGATCACGCCCCAGGACATCCAGGGCGTGCGCGGCTTCGGCGTGGCCGATGCCGCCGACCCGCTCGCCACCGTCATGGAGCGCAAGCTCACCCGCATGCGGGTCAAGCACGCCCAGACCCGCGAGTACATGGAGGTCAATGCGCTGCGCGGCATCGTCAAGGACGGCGCCGGCACCACGCTCTACAACTACTTCACCGAGTTCGGGCTCACGCAGCTTGAGACGGACTTCGTGCTCGGCACCGCCGGCACCCAGGTTCAGGGCAAGGTGCGCGACGTGCTGCGCAAGATCGAGACCGAGCTCAAGGGCGAGACCATGACCGGTGTGCTGGCGATGGTGAGCCCGGAGTTCTTCGACAAGCTGATCGGCCACGCCAAGGTCGAGGAGGCCTACAAGTACTACTCCTCGACCGGGGCGCAGCCGCTGCGCGAGGACACCCGCCGACGTTTTCCCTTCGCCGGCATCCTGTTCGAGGAGTACAACGCCACCGTCACGCTCTCGACCGGCACAACGGAAACGCTGATCCCCTCCGGCGAGGGCATCGCGTTCCCGCTCGGCACGCTCGACACCTTCGTCACCCACGGCGCGCCGGCCAACCTGATCGAGACGGTCAACACGGTCGGCCTTCCGATCTACGCGCGGCAGATTGCCCGCCCCGACGGCAGCGCCATCGAGGTCAAGACCGAGGCCTCGATCCTGCCGATCAACAAGCGGCCGCGTCTCGCCGTGCGCATCTTCTCCAGCAACTGA
- a CDS encoding head decoration protein, protein MTVLTMSPTRGDLLKYELNASYCREAVTLKAGTNYALGSVLGRITASGKYRLSPDAEVVGDEGAEVATAVLIEAVDATAGDRTGLVVARGPAIVSKAALVFDASVDDAAKTAVKHAELSSAGIVPRDTA, encoded by the coding sequence ATGACTGTTCTCACCATGTCGCCGACCCGTGGCGACCTGCTCAAATACGAGCTCAATGCGAGCTACTGCCGCGAGGCTGTGACCCTCAAGGCTGGCACGAACTACGCACTCGGATCCGTCCTCGGCCGGATCACCGCCTCGGGCAAGTACCGCCTGTCGCCGGACGCCGAGGTCGTCGGAGACGAGGGTGCGGAGGTCGCAACGGCCGTCCTGATCGAGGCGGTCGACGCGACGGCCGGCGACAGGACCGGCCTCGTGGTTGCCCGCGGTCCGGCGATCGTCTCCAAGGCGGCGCTCGTCTTCGACGCCTCCGTCGATGACGCGGCCAAGACGGCCGTCAAGCACGCCGAGCTGAGCTCTGCCGGCATCGTGCCGCGCGACACCGCCTGA
- a CDS encoding S49 family peptidase, protein MTRLNPLLTRLGGRPLAIAPRALDGLLAAGPMLDTRQAMLPARDAPPVASHSVTDPGIAVVPILGPLVTRGDWLTSLLGASDYGEVASAVEAALADPTVRAVLVEIDSPGGEVGGLFDLVDRLVSLRQDAQKPLWAVASESALSAAFAIASVADRLYVTRTAEVGSIGVVAIHVDESVADVMAGLKWTLVHAGDRKIEGNAHAPLSDTALSAIQADVDALHADLVTLVARNRNMSPDAVRATEAAIYRGQRGIGAGLADKLGTVDLALVDLARALDPPRLITGASQRARAHQPSRRKTAMTVEPDLNPAAEDAAVSETCAPDPETPEAPLSAPPAGAPEATDTPNTDQTAERLRAEYAEIAAIAAQGARLGVAIDAADAMAKGVAPHALRSSILDALAARAEASSVVAVAPSLAGSPSSNGGESPIVRRARERASANRS, encoded by the coding sequence ATGACACGATTGAATCCGCTGCTCACCCGGCTCGGTGGCCGGCCCTTGGCGATCGCCCCGCGGGCGCTCGACGGCCTGCTCGCCGCCGGCCCAATGCTCGATACACGCCAGGCCATGCTTCCGGCCCGCGATGCGCCGCCGGTGGCGAGCCATTCCGTTACCGATCCCGGCATCGCCGTGGTGCCGATCCTCGGACCGTTGGTGACGCGTGGCGACTGGCTCACCAGTCTTCTGGGCGCCAGCGACTATGGCGAGGTCGCCTCCGCCGTGGAAGCCGCGCTGGCCGATCCTACTGTGCGGGCCGTGTTGGTGGAGATCGACTCGCCGGGTGGCGAGGTCGGCGGTCTCTTCGACCTGGTCGATCGCCTCGTGTCGTTGCGCCAGGATGCGCAGAAGCCGCTCTGGGCTGTCGCGAGCGAAAGCGCGCTGTCGGCTGCCTTTGCCATCGCCAGCGTGGCGGACCGCCTCTACGTCACCCGGACGGCGGAGGTCGGATCCATCGGCGTCGTCGCCATCCATGTCGACGAGAGCGTCGCCGACGTCATGGCCGGCCTCAAATGGACGCTCGTTCACGCGGGCGATCGCAAGATCGAGGGCAATGCCCACGCGCCGCTCTCGGATACGGCGTTGTCGGCGATCCAGGCGGATGTCGACGCGCTCCATGCCGACCTCGTCACCCTGGTGGCGCGCAATCGGAACATGAGTCCCGACGCCGTGCGCGCCACCGAAGCCGCGATCTATCGGGGTCAGCGCGGCATAGGCGCCGGCCTGGCCGACAAGCTCGGCACTGTCGATCTCGCTCTTGTGGATCTCGCCCGGGCGCTGGACCCGCCACGCCTCATCACGGGCGCATCGCAACGCGCCCGCGCTCATCAACCGTCAAGGAGAAAGACCGCAATGACAGTAGAACCCGACCTCAACCCGGCTGCCGAAGACGCCGCCGTCAGCGAGACCTGCGCACCCGATCCGGAAACGCCCGAGGCTCCGCTGTCGGCACCGCCTGCTGGCGCACCGGAAGCAACCGACACGCCCAATACCGATCAAACGGCCGAGCGGCTGCGCGCCGAGTATGCGGAGATCGCCGCCATCGCCGCCCAAGGGGCCCGGCTTGGCGTCGCCATCGACGCCGCCGACGCCATGGCGAAGGGAGTGGCGCCGCATGCGCTGCGAAGCTCCATCCTCGACGCCCTCGCGGCACGCGCCGAGGCGAGCTCTGTCGTCGCCGTGGCGCCGTCACTGGCCGGCTCGCCGTCCTCGAACGGCGGCGAAAGCCCCATCGTGCGTCGTGCGCGTGAGCGCGCCTCGGCCAACCGCAGCTGA